One part of the Astatotilapia calliptera chromosome 9, fAstCal1.2, whole genome shotgun sequence genome encodes these proteins:
- the LOC113028997 gene encoding receptor-type tyrosine-protein kinase FLT3 isoform X2 produces the protein MPRHQNMIAAVLLLCAVGALSDDGKTPPCVPSYEAACLTPADYQNPSGPITKVLAVGMKLIISLEFLAGSPVCHWIRGEDRVMTARNGSQSMVTSPLSETDSGEYTLTCKSNNVTMFSTTVILHVMKRPTKPQLMLDGVDVSDTSPLFKCISEGFPKPTIKWSGNKDEQQSLKGSDRKTERTISSTEYYNRAMMCCATNAEGQECSQLYDYDLQSSVMNKDEVSTVTLSEGQSLLLRCRVKGYSLRSPVWEKGGKHLNARTLSRKPEKEEEMCIKNDSYFGVQMAYLSIRSVREEHNGTYTCTSENKNSKSVHVNVSDEGFLSAQLDETKIISAQEASSTCLQATVSYHPVLQYCSWETPDKNRTKCVRETWVTQHRTVKLCDPLISGDYKLHLEAGGQKETKIISVCVVDEPKFNFLFNKDDGTLNLETVSLVPANYTWMFCSKFNDSCSEIDSSWDEVPNAFQIDSDVSCYKPIKSLVSKDVLKGDQFRFCLTNSVGSWCKTHYMIIPPTPQPSIGKPPEKNSFLLTVCVVLALALTLAIMVLTYFVKKKQKPQYQPQLQMIQMTGPSDNDYIYINFKDFEYDRKWEFPRENLELGKELGSGAFGMVVQATAYGIKKPGVSQKVAVKMLKEKHQSMEKEALMSELKMLTHIGHHANIVNLLGACTDSGPVYLIFQYCCHGDLLNYLKNNCERYHKSVTDAFDKDRFRSLYHNLQLRKCPSALEAPVDNYVPMYTTNTRGQEDIALLTINSDDVDSCEDPESFETSDEQTEDLEALTFDDLLSFAFQVARGMEFLSSKNCIHRDLAARNVLVTNGRQVKIGDFGLARDIDNDSNYVVRGNVRLPVKWMAPESIFQGMYTMKSDVWAYGILLWEIFSLGVTPYPGIKVDHMFYSMIERGFKMECPYYANETVYGMMHKCWALAPANRPSFSKLVSFLCDLLLDQEENLYQNTINQTCSDYQNASTIVDMSALTKASEEKKTQATNDYCQTCATEEKRAETCDGDTVAAEKELLKPSDAE, from the exons ctgttctgctgctgtgtgctgttgggGCACTGTCTGATGATGGGAAGACCCCACCATGTGTGCCCAGTTATGAA GCAGCATGTTTGACaccagctgattatcagaatcCATCTGGTCCCATCACCAAAGTTTTGGCTGTGGGTATGAAACTCATCATCTCCCTGGAGTTCCTCGCTGGATCTCCTGTTTGCCACTGGATCAGAGGAGAAGACCGAGTAATGACAGC CAGAAATGGGAGTCAGTCCATGGTCACATCACCGCTTTCTGAGACAGATTCAGGGGAGTACACTCTGACGTGTAAATCCAACAATGTCACCATGTTCTCCACGACTGTGATTCTTCATGTAATGA aACGTCCAACAAAACCACAGCTGATGCTCGATGGTGTTGACGTGTCAGATACTTCCCCGCTTTTTAAGTGCATCTCTGAGGGTTTCCCCAAACCCACAATCAAATGGTCTGG TAACAAGGATGAACAACAGAGTTTAAAGGGAAGCGACAGAAAGACAGAGCGCACAATATCAAGCACTGAATATTATAATAGAGCAATGATGTGCTGTGCAACCAATGCTGAAGGACAAGAGTGCTCCCAACTGTATGACTACG ACTTACAGAGCAGCGTAATGAACAAAGATGAGGTATCTACTGTCACCCTGAGCGAAGGTCAGTCTCTGCTGCTTCGCTGCAGAGTAAAGGGATACAGTCTGAGATCACCTGTGTGGGAGAAAGGAGGAAAACACCTCAATGCCAGGACACTGTCACGTAAaccagagaaggaggaggag AtgtgcattaaaaatgactCATATTTCGGTGTTCAGATGGCCTACCTGTCCATCAGATCAGTGAGAGAGGAGCACAACGGCACATACACCTGCAcgagtgaaaataaaaactcaaagtCTGTTCATGTTAATGTCTCAG ATGAAGGTTTCCTCTCTGCACAGCTGGATGAGACCAAGATCATATCAGCTCAGGAGGCATCCAGCACCTGCTTGCAGGCCACTGTTTCCTACCATCCTGTTCTCCAGTACTGTTCCTGGGAGACTCCTGACAAAAACAGGACTAAATGTGTCAGGGAGACATGGGTAACACAGCACAG GACTGTGAAGCTTTGTGATCCACTCATATCAGGAGATTATAAGTTACACCTGGAGGCTGGAggacaaaaggaaacaaagatcATATCAGTGTGTGTTGTAG ATGAACCAAAGTTCAACTTCTTGTTTAATAAGGATGATGGTACCCTCAACCTTGAGACTGTCAGTCTGGTGCCAGCAAACTATACCTGGATGTTTTGCTCTAAGTTCAATGACAG CTGCAGTGAAATTGACTCATCCTGGGATGAGGTCCCAAATGCATTTCAAATAGATTCTGATGTTTCCTGCTATAAGCCGATCAAGAGCTTAGTGAGCAAAGACGTGTTAAAAGGAGACCAATTCAGGTTTTGTCTGACAAACTCAGTTGGCTCCTGGTGCAAAACCCATTACATGATCATCCCACCTACACCTCAGCCCTCTATTG gtaaGCCACCTGAGAAGAACTCCTTCCTGCTGACAGTATGTGTGGTTCTGGCTCTGGCTTTGACACTCGCCATCATGGTGCTCACGTATTTTGTCAAAAAGAAG CAGAAACCTCAATATCAGCCTCAGCTTCAGATGATCCAGATGACTGGACCCAGTGATAATGATTACATCTACATCAACTTCAAGGACTTTGAGTATGACAGGAAATGGGAGTTTCCCAGGGAGAACCTTGAACTGG GTAAAGAACTGGGCTCTGGAGCTTTTGGCATGGTGGTCCAGGCTACAGCTTATGGCATCAAAAAGCCAGGAGTCTCGCAGAAGGTGGCTGTTAAGATGCTGAAAG AAAAACACCAGTCTATGGAGAAGGAGGCTTTGATGTCAGAGCTCAAGATGCTAACTCACATCGGACACCATGCCAACATTGTCAACCTGCTCGGTGCATGCACAGACTCTG GACCAGTATACCTGATTTTCCAGTACTGCTGCCATGGAGACCTGCTGAATTACTTAAAAAACAACTGTGAACGTTACCACAAGTCTGTCACCGACGCTTTTGACAAAGACCGTTTCAGAAGCCTCTACCACAACCTGCAGCTCAGGAAATGCCCCAG TGCGCTGGAAGCACCAGTAGATAATTACGTGCCTATGTACACCACTAACACAAGGGGGCAGGAGGACATCGCGCTCCTTACCATCAACTCTGACGACGTGGACAGCTGTGAAG ACCCAGAGAGCTTTGAAACCTCAGACGAGCAGACGGAAGACCTGGAAGCCCTGACCTTTGATGACCTGCTGAGCTTTGCCTTCCAAGTAGCAAGAGGCATGGAGTTCCTCTCCTCCAAGAAT TGTATCCATCGGGACCTGGCAGCTCGAAATGTCTTAGTGACAAACGGCAGGCAGGTGAAAATCGGTGACTTTGGACTCGCCCGGGACATCGACAACGACTCCAACTACGTCGTGAGAGGAAAC GTGCGTTTGCCAGTAAAGTGGATGGCTCCTGAGAGCATCTTTCAGGGAATGTACACCATGAAGAGCGATGTCTGGGCTTACGGCATTCTGCTCTGGGAGATCTTCTCTCTCG GTGTCACTCCATATCCGGGCATAAAGGTGGATCATATGTTCTATTCAATGATTGAGAGAGGATTTAAGATGGAGTGTCCATACTATGCCAACGAAACTGT GTACGGGATGATGCATAAGTGTTGGGCCCTGGCTCCTGCTAACCGCCCCTCTTTCTCCAAGTTGGTGTCCTTTCTGTGTGACCTGCTCCTAGACCAAGAGGAGAAC CTCTACCAAAACACAATCAATCAGACTTGCAGCGACTACCAGAATGCGTCGACCATCGTTGACATGTCTGCCTTGACCAAAGcaagtgaagaaaagaaaacccagGCCACCAATGATTACTGTCAAACCTGCGCCACTGAAGAAAAGAGAGCAGAAACATGTGACGGAGACACTGTGGCAGCTGAGAAGGAGCTTCTGAAACCATCCGATGCAGAGTGA
- the LOC113028997 gene encoding receptor-type tyrosine-protein kinase FLT3 isoform X1 — translation MPRHQNMIAAVLLLCAVGALSDDGKTPPCVPSYEAACLTPADYQNPSGPITKVLAVGMKLIISLEFLAGSPVCHWIRGEDRVMTARNGSQSMVTSPLSETDSGEYTLTCKSNNVTMFSTTVILHVMKRPTKPQLMLDGVDVSDTSPLFKCISEGFPKPTIKWSGNKDEQQSLKGSDRKTERTISSTEYYNRAMMCCATNAEGQECSQLYDYDLQSSVMNKDEVSTVTLSEGQSLLLRCRVKGYSLRSPVWEKGGKHLNARTLSRKPEKEEEMCIKNDSYFGVQMAYLSIRSVREEHNGTYTCTSENKNSKSVHVNVSDEGFLSAQLDETKIISAQEASSTCLQATVSYHPVLQYCSWETPDKNRTKCVRETWVTQHRTVKLCDPLISGDYKLHLEAGGQKETKIISVCVVDEPKFNFLFNKDDGTLNLETVSLVPANYTWMFCSKFNDSCSEIDSSWDEVPNAFQIDSDVSCYKPIKSLVSKDVLKGDQFRFCLTNSVGSWCKTHYMIIPPTPQPSIGKPPEKNSFLLTVCVVLALALTLAIMVLTYFVKKKQKPQYQPQLQMIQMTGPSDNDYIYINFKDFEYDRKWEFPRENLELGKELGSGAFGMVVQATAYGIKKPGVSQKVAVKMLKEKHQSMEKEALMSELKMLTHIGHHANIVNLLGACTDSGPVYLIFQYCCHGDLLNYLKNNCERYHKSVTDAFDKDRFRSLYHNLQLRKCPSALEAPVDNYVPMYTTNTRGQEDIALLTINSDDVDSCEEHNLSADPESFETSDEQTEDLEALTFDDLLSFAFQVARGMEFLSSKNCIHRDLAARNVLVTNGRQVKIGDFGLARDIDNDSNYVVRGNVRLPVKWMAPESIFQGMYTMKSDVWAYGILLWEIFSLGVTPYPGIKVDHMFYSMIERGFKMECPYYANETVYGMMHKCWALAPANRPSFSKLVSFLCDLLLDQEENLYQNTINQTCSDYQNASTIVDMSALTKASEEKKTQATNDYCQTCATEEKRAETCDGDTVAAEKELLKPSDAE, via the exons ctgttctgctgctgtgtgctgttgggGCACTGTCTGATGATGGGAAGACCCCACCATGTGTGCCCAGTTATGAA GCAGCATGTTTGACaccagctgattatcagaatcCATCTGGTCCCATCACCAAAGTTTTGGCTGTGGGTATGAAACTCATCATCTCCCTGGAGTTCCTCGCTGGATCTCCTGTTTGCCACTGGATCAGAGGAGAAGACCGAGTAATGACAGC CAGAAATGGGAGTCAGTCCATGGTCACATCACCGCTTTCTGAGACAGATTCAGGGGAGTACACTCTGACGTGTAAATCCAACAATGTCACCATGTTCTCCACGACTGTGATTCTTCATGTAATGA aACGTCCAACAAAACCACAGCTGATGCTCGATGGTGTTGACGTGTCAGATACTTCCCCGCTTTTTAAGTGCATCTCTGAGGGTTTCCCCAAACCCACAATCAAATGGTCTGG TAACAAGGATGAACAACAGAGTTTAAAGGGAAGCGACAGAAAGACAGAGCGCACAATATCAAGCACTGAATATTATAATAGAGCAATGATGTGCTGTGCAACCAATGCTGAAGGACAAGAGTGCTCCCAACTGTATGACTACG ACTTACAGAGCAGCGTAATGAACAAAGATGAGGTATCTACTGTCACCCTGAGCGAAGGTCAGTCTCTGCTGCTTCGCTGCAGAGTAAAGGGATACAGTCTGAGATCACCTGTGTGGGAGAAAGGAGGAAAACACCTCAATGCCAGGACACTGTCACGTAAaccagagaaggaggaggag AtgtgcattaaaaatgactCATATTTCGGTGTTCAGATGGCCTACCTGTCCATCAGATCAGTGAGAGAGGAGCACAACGGCACATACACCTGCAcgagtgaaaataaaaactcaaagtCTGTTCATGTTAATGTCTCAG ATGAAGGTTTCCTCTCTGCACAGCTGGATGAGACCAAGATCATATCAGCTCAGGAGGCATCCAGCACCTGCTTGCAGGCCACTGTTTCCTACCATCCTGTTCTCCAGTACTGTTCCTGGGAGACTCCTGACAAAAACAGGACTAAATGTGTCAGGGAGACATGGGTAACACAGCACAG GACTGTGAAGCTTTGTGATCCACTCATATCAGGAGATTATAAGTTACACCTGGAGGCTGGAggacaaaaggaaacaaagatcATATCAGTGTGTGTTGTAG ATGAACCAAAGTTCAACTTCTTGTTTAATAAGGATGATGGTACCCTCAACCTTGAGACTGTCAGTCTGGTGCCAGCAAACTATACCTGGATGTTTTGCTCTAAGTTCAATGACAG CTGCAGTGAAATTGACTCATCCTGGGATGAGGTCCCAAATGCATTTCAAATAGATTCTGATGTTTCCTGCTATAAGCCGATCAAGAGCTTAGTGAGCAAAGACGTGTTAAAAGGAGACCAATTCAGGTTTTGTCTGACAAACTCAGTTGGCTCCTGGTGCAAAACCCATTACATGATCATCCCACCTACACCTCAGCCCTCTATTG gtaaGCCACCTGAGAAGAACTCCTTCCTGCTGACAGTATGTGTGGTTCTGGCTCTGGCTTTGACACTCGCCATCATGGTGCTCACGTATTTTGTCAAAAAGAAG CAGAAACCTCAATATCAGCCTCAGCTTCAGATGATCCAGATGACTGGACCCAGTGATAATGATTACATCTACATCAACTTCAAGGACTTTGAGTATGACAGGAAATGGGAGTTTCCCAGGGAGAACCTTGAACTGG GTAAAGAACTGGGCTCTGGAGCTTTTGGCATGGTGGTCCAGGCTACAGCTTATGGCATCAAAAAGCCAGGAGTCTCGCAGAAGGTGGCTGTTAAGATGCTGAAAG AAAAACACCAGTCTATGGAGAAGGAGGCTTTGATGTCAGAGCTCAAGATGCTAACTCACATCGGACACCATGCCAACATTGTCAACCTGCTCGGTGCATGCACAGACTCTG GACCAGTATACCTGATTTTCCAGTACTGCTGCCATGGAGACCTGCTGAATTACTTAAAAAACAACTGTGAACGTTACCACAAGTCTGTCACCGACGCTTTTGACAAAGACCGTTTCAGAAGCCTCTACCACAACCTGCAGCTCAGGAAATGCCCCAG TGCGCTGGAAGCACCAGTAGATAATTACGTGCCTATGTACACCACTAACACAAGGGGGCAGGAGGACATCGCGCTCCTTACCATCAACTCTGACGACGTGGACAGCTGTGAAG AACACAATTTATCTGCAGACCCAGAGAGCTTTGAAACCTCAGACGAGCAGACGGAAGACCTGGAAGCCCTGACCTTTGATGACCTGCTGAGCTTTGCCTTCCAAGTAGCAAGAGGCATGGAGTTCCTCTCCTCCAAGAAT TGTATCCATCGGGACCTGGCAGCTCGAAATGTCTTAGTGACAAACGGCAGGCAGGTGAAAATCGGTGACTTTGGACTCGCCCGGGACATCGACAACGACTCCAACTACGTCGTGAGAGGAAAC GTGCGTTTGCCAGTAAAGTGGATGGCTCCTGAGAGCATCTTTCAGGGAATGTACACCATGAAGAGCGATGTCTGGGCTTACGGCATTCTGCTCTGGGAGATCTTCTCTCTCG GTGTCACTCCATATCCGGGCATAAAGGTGGATCATATGTTCTATTCAATGATTGAGAGAGGATTTAAGATGGAGTGTCCATACTATGCCAACGAAACTGT GTACGGGATGATGCATAAGTGTTGGGCCCTGGCTCCTGCTAACCGCCCCTCTTTCTCCAAGTTGGTGTCCTTTCTGTGTGACCTGCTCCTAGACCAAGAGGAGAAC CTCTACCAAAACACAATCAATCAGACTTGCAGCGACTACCAGAATGCGTCGACCATCGTTGACATGTCTGCCTTGACCAAAGcaagtgaagaaaagaaaacccagGCCACCAATGATTACTGTCAAACCTGCGCCACTGAAGAAAAGAGAGCAGAAACATGTGACGGAGACACTGTGGCAGCTGAGAAGGAGCTTCTGAAACCATCCGATGCAGAGTGA
- the LOC113028997 gene encoding receptor-type tyrosine-protein kinase FLT3 isoform X3, whose amino-acid sequence MPRHQNMIAAVLLLCAVGALSDDGKTPPCVPSYEAACLTPADYQNPSGPITKVLAVGMKLIISLEFLAGSPVCHWIRGEDRVMTARNGSQSMVTSPLSETDSGEYTLTCKSNNVTMFSTTVILHVMKRPTKPQLMLDGVDVSDTSPLFKCISEGFPKPTIKWSGNKDEQQSLKGSDRKTERTISSTEYYNRAMMCCATNAEGQECSQLYDYDLQSSVMNKDEVSTVTLSEGQSLLLRCRVKGYSLRSPVWEKGGKHLNARTLSRKPEKEEEMCIKNDSYFGVQMAYLSIRSVREEHNGTYTCTSENKNSKSVHVNVSDEGFLSAQLDETKIISAQEASSTCLQATVSYHPVLQYCSWETPDKNRTKCVRETWVTQHRTVKLCDPLISGDYKLHLEAGGQKETKIISVCVVDEPKFNFLFNKDDGTLNLETVSLVPANYTWMFCSKFNDSCSEIDSSWDEVPNAFQIDSDVSCYKPIKSLVSKDVLKGDQFRFCLTNSVGSWCKTHYMIIPPTPQPSIGKPPEKNSFLLTVCVVLALALTLAIMVLTYFVKKKKPQYQPQLQMIQMTGPSDNDYIYINFKDFEYDRKWEFPRENLELGKELGSGAFGMVVQATAYGIKKPGVSQKVAVKMLKEKHQSMEKEALMSELKMLTHIGHHANIVNLLGACTDSGPVYLIFQYCCHGDLLNYLKNNCERYHKSVTDAFDKDRFRSLYHNLQLRKCPSALEAPVDNYVPMYTTNTRGQEDIALLTINSDDVDSCEDPESFETSDEQTEDLEALTFDDLLSFAFQVARGMEFLSSKNCIHRDLAARNVLVTNGRQVKIGDFGLARDIDNDSNYVVRGNVRLPVKWMAPESIFQGMYTMKSDVWAYGILLWEIFSLGVTPYPGIKVDHMFYSMIERGFKMECPYYANETVYGMMHKCWALAPANRPSFSKLVSFLCDLLLDQEENLYQNTINQTCSDYQNASTIVDMSALTKASEEKKTQATNDYCQTCATEEKRAETCDGDTVAAEKELLKPSDAE is encoded by the exons ctgttctgctgctgtgtgctgttgggGCACTGTCTGATGATGGGAAGACCCCACCATGTGTGCCCAGTTATGAA GCAGCATGTTTGACaccagctgattatcagaatcCATCTGGTCCCATCACCAAAGTTTTGGCTGTGGGTATGAAACTCATCATCTCCCTGGAGTTCCTCGCTGGATCTCCTGTTTGCCACTGGATCAGAGGAGAAGACCGAGTAATGACAGC CAGAAATGGGAGTCAGTCCATGGTCACATCACCGCTTTCTGAGACAGATTCAGGGGAGTACACTCTGACGTGTAAATCCAACAATGTCACCATGTTCTCCACGACTGTGATTCTTCATGTAATGA aACGTCCAACAAAACCACAGCTGATGCTCGATGGTGTTGACGTGTCAGATACTTCCCCGCTTTTTAAGTGCATCTCTGAGGGTTTCCCCAAACCCACAATCAAATGGTCTGG TAACAAGGATGAACAACAGAGTTTAAAGGGAAGCGACAGAAAGACAGAGCGCACAATATCAAGCACTGAATATTATAATAGAGCAATGATGTGCTGTGCAACCAATGCTGAAGGACAAGAGTGCTCCCAACTGTATGACTACG ACTTACAGAGCAGCGTAATGAACAAAGATGAGGTATCTACTGTCACCCTGAGCGAAGGTCAGTCTCTGCTGCTTCGCTGCAGAGTAAAGGGATACAGTCTGAGATCACCTGTGTGGGAGAAAGGAGGAAAACACCTCAATGCCAGGACACTGTCACGTAAaccagagaaggaggaggag AtgtgcattaaaaatgactCATATTTCGGTGTTCAGATGGCCTACCTGTCCATCAGATCAGTGAGAGAGGAGCACAACGGCACATACACCTGCAcgagtgaaaataaaaactcaaagtCTGTTCATGTTAATGTCTCAG ATGAAGGTTTCCTCTCTGCACAGCTGGATGAGACCAAGATCATATCAGCTCAGGAGGCATCCAGCACCTGCTTGCAGGCCACTGTTTCCTACCATCCTGTTCTCCAGTACTGTTCCTGGGAGACTCCTGACAAAAACAGGACTAAATGTGTCAGGGAGACATGGGTAACACAGCACAG GACTGTGAAGCTTTGTGATCCACTCATATCAGGAGATTATAAGTTACACCTGGAGGCTGGAggacaaaaggaaacaaagatcATATCAGTGTGTGTTGTAG ATGAACCAAAGTTCAACTTCTTGTTTAATAAGGATGATGGTACCCTCAACCTTGAGACTGTCAGTCTGGTGCCAGCAAACTATACCTGGATGTTTTGCTCTAAGTTCAATGACAG CTGCAGTGAAATTGACTCATCCTGGGATGAGGTCCCAAATGCATTTCAAATAGATTCTGATGTTTCCTGCTATAAGCCGATCAAGAGCTTAGTGAGCAAAGACGTGTTAAAAGGAGACCAATTCAGGTTTTGTCTGACAAACTCAGTTGGCTCCTGGTGCAAAACCCATTACATGATCATCCCACCTACACCTCAGCCCTCTATTG gtaaGCCACCTGAGAAGAACTCCTTCCTGCTGACAGTATGTGTGGTTCTGGCTCTGGCTTTGACACTCGCCATCATGGTGCTCACGTATTTTGTCAAAAAGAAG AAACCTCAATATCAGCCTCAGCTTCAGATGATCCAGATGACTGGACCCAGTGATAATGATTACATCTACATCAACTTCAAGGACTTTGAGTATGACAGGAAATGGGAGTTTCCCAGGGAGAACCTTGAACTGG GTAAAGAACTGGGCTCTGGAGCTTTTGGCATGGTGGTCCAGGCTACAGCTTATGGCATCAAAAAGCCAGGAGTCTCGCAGAAGGTGGCTGTTAAGATGCTGAAAG AAAAACACCAGTCTATGGAGAAGGAGGCTTTGATGTCAGAGCTCAAGATGCTAACTCACATCGGACACCATGCCAACATTGTCAACCTGCTCGGTGCATGCACAGACTCTG GACCAGTATACCTGATTTTCCAGTACTGCTGCCATGGAGACCTGCTGAATTACTTAAAAAACAACTGTGAACGTTACCACAAGTCTGTCACCGACGCTTTTGACAAAGACCGTTTCAGAAGCCTCTACCACAACCTGCAGCTCAGGAAATGCCCCAG TGCGCTGGAAGCACCAGTAGATAATTACGTGCCTATGTACACCACTAACACAAGGGGGCAGGAGGACATCGCGCTCCTTACCATCAACTCTGACGACGTGGACAGCTGTGAAG ACCCAGAGAGCTTTGAAACCTCAGACGAGCAGACGGAAGACCTGGAAGCCCTGACCTTTGATGACCTGCTGAGCTTTGCCTTCCAAGTAGCAAGAGGCATGGAGTTCCTCTCCTCCAAGAAT TGTATCCATCGGGACCTGGCAGCTCGAAATGTCTTAGTGACAAACGGCAGGCAGGTGAAAATCGGTGACTTTGGACTCGCCCGGGACATCGACAACGACTCCAACTACGTCGTGAGAGGAAAC GTGCGTTTGCCAGTAAAGTGGATGGCTCCTGAGAGCATCTTTCAGGGAATGTACACCATGAAGAGCGATGTCTGGGCTTACGGCATTCTGCTCTGGGAGATCTTCTCTCTCG GTGTCACTCCATATCCGGGCATAAAGGTGGATCATATGTTCTATTCAATGATTGAGAGAGGATTTAAGATGGAGTGTCCATACTATGCCAACGAAACTGT GTACGGGATGATGCATAAGTGTTGGGCCCTGGCTCCTGCTAACCGCCCCTCTTTCTCCAAGTTGGTGTCCTTTCTGTGTGACCTGCTCCTAGACCAAGAGGAGAAC CTCTACCAAAACACAATCAATCAGACTTGCAGCGACTACCAGAATGCGTCGACCATCGTTGACATGTCTGCCTTGACCAAAGcaagtgaagaaaagaaaacccagGCCACCAATGATTACTGTCAAACCTGCGCCACTGAAGAAAAGAGAGCAGAAACATGTGACGGAGACACTGTGGCAGCTGAGAAGGAGCTTCTGAAACCATCCGATGCAGAGTGA